A stretch of DNA from Planococcus antarcticus DSM 14505:
TATTCACACAGACGATTATGCAGCAGCTAAAGAGCTTTTGACGAAACTCGTGAAAGCGACCGACCGAACAACGCTTGAAACCATCAAACAAAATGTCTAAAAAAAGTGCCTGCGGGCTCTTTTTTTTGAAAGGAATAATGGAAATGAAAAAAATTCGTGCAGCAATAGCATCAAAAAATCCTGCGAAAATTAACGCAGTATCAAGCGTTCTTAAAAACCTGGAGTGGACAATCGATTTATCCGCCGTAGATGCCGAATCAGAAGTTTCAGCACAGCCTTTCTCACAGCAGGAAACACGGCGAGGTGCGGTAAACAGGGCGAACAACGCATTAGGAGAATTAGATTTTGCCATTGGGTTAGAGGGCGGAGTCTATGAAATGGATAAGACGCTATATTTATGCAACTGGGGTGCTTTGGCTACGCAGGGTGGACGATTGTTTACAGCTGCCGGTGCTCAGATACCATTACCGACTGAGATTGCAAAAAGCCTTTATGATGGTAAAGAACTCGGACCTGTCATGGACGATTATGCCAACGAAAGCGGAATACGTCACCATAAAGGCGCCATTGGAATCTTAACAGATGGTCTCGTCAACCGAGGGGAAATGTTCAGCCAAATCGTCAAATTGTTAATTGGCCAATACCAGCGGGACAGCGATTAAGTTGCATGTCCATGTAAACACCTTTAAAATAAGGAGCAGTAATGATAGGGGGAAAAAGCGTGCCTCGATATGGCTTGATTGTTTTGCTGCTTTTGCTGATCGGTATATTGTCTGGCTGTATGGCAACACCAGAAGAACAGGTTGTACAGGGAGTATCGAACGCGCATGCTGCGTTTGAATCAGAGCCACAAAGAGCCAATAAAACGGCGGGACAAAAAGAGTTGTATGTGCCAGCTGGTTACGATTTTGAAGAAGCGTCGGACGGCTTAAGCAGTTTAATCACAAGAGGTAGCGATTCTTTTGTTTTACTCGTCAATCCGAATGAAAAAGCCACGAGCACTTTTTTCTATAATCTGCAAAAAGCGGATGCCGAACAGCAATGGGTGGTGGACGAAACGTTTCAACAAAATGGCCGTTTCGGATTTACCATGGTAAAAGAGATTGCAGAAGACCGACTGGAACTGGTAGTCGGGACTGGCGGAGTTAAATTGACGACCGTTACAGAAGAAAGTGAGCTTCCAAGAAATATGGACTGGATGATGAAAACGGTCCGTTCAATCGATAGTGATGAATAGGAGATTACCCAAATGAAAAATTTACGGTCGACTGAAGAATTTCAAGAATTGGTCAAAGAACCTTTAGCTATTTTTATGTTTACAGCAGCATGGTGTCCAGATTGTCGCGTTATTGATCCTATCATGCCTGAAATTGAAAAAATATTTCCGGACCTTGCCTTTGTATCGGTGGATCGTGATCAGTTTATTGATTTGTGCATTGAGCAGGACGTTTATGGCATTCCGAGTTTTCTTGCTTATGCGAATGGCCAGGAAACTGGACGTTTCGTCAGCAAGGACCGTAAAACGCAAACAGAAATTGAGGAATTTATTTCAAATCTTCCAAAATAACAATAAAAACGGTTCGCCTGACTGGGCTGAACCGTTTATTTATGAAAGTGAGGCCAAACAACGATGAAATCTACAGAACTTTTTAATGTACTAAGAGAGCATATGCCAAGCCGTCAACTAGAATGGCGCTTTGACCGCGAGAAAGATGTTGTAAATATCCAACATAAAGAATTGGGTAAAGGCATGAGTATTTCCTTGCCGCAAGTAATCAACCGATTTGAAGCAAAAGGCGATGCAGCAATCCAGGAAATCGTCTATACCATTACAGAAACGTTTGACGCTATGGAGCGGGAAGCGAATGGTGAAATGAAATCGACCAATCATATTTTCCCGGTCATCCGTTCGACTTCTTTTCCAACTGAATCTACTGAAGGACATAAGTTCGTTACGGCTGACCATACAGCGGAAACACGGATTTATTTTGCCCTGGATGCTGGCACTACCTATCGCTTAATTGACGAAAATGTGTTAAATTCATTAAGTCTGACAGAAGAGCAGATTAAAGAAATTGCGAAGTTTCAAGTGAAAAAATTGAAAACTTCGCTGAAAGAAGACCACGTAGCCGGCAATATCTTTTATTTTCTAAATGAAAATGATGGCTATGACGCTTCACGCATCTTAAATGAATCGTTCTTAAAAGAAATGAAAACAAAAATTACGGGGGATATGACTGTGTCGGTGCCCCATCAGGATGTATTGATTATTGGTGATATCCGAAATGAAACGGGATACGATGTGCTCGCGCAAATGGCCATGCATTTCTTTACAAATGGCAAAGTGCCGATTACTTCTTTATCGTTCATTTATGAAAATGATGAACTTGAGCCAATTTTCATCATGGCGAAAAATAGACCTAATGAGGAGAACGATAAAAAATGAATGTATTTTACAATAAACAGGGAATTGGCGATGTGTTGCTAGTTCAACTGCAAACAGAAACCCCAGAAAAAATTTATCCTGAACAGTCAGGAGATGTCACATTGATCAAAGATGAGACCGGAAAAATTGTGGGATTTAATTTGTTCAATGCTACAAGCTATGCGGAACTACCAGAAAGCGAGCAAGTGGAACTGTCAGAAGGACTTGTCACTTCTTTGCAGAATGCCTTAGTGAAAAATGATATCGATTTGATACTAGAAGTAGATTTTTCACCGAAATTTATCGTGGGGTTTGTAGAAGCAAAAGAAAAACATCCAAATGCGGATAAATTAAACGTCTGTCGGGTAGCTGTTGGCGGCGAAAAATTGCAAATCGTCTGCGGCGCTCCGAATGTCGAACAGGGCCAAAGAGTAGTAGTGGCTAAAGTTGGGGCTGTCATGCCTTCAGGAATGGTCATTCGTGATGCGGAACTTCGGGGAGTGGCATCATCCGGAATGATTTGTTCAGCAAAAGAATTGGCTTTGCCGGATGCTCCTCAGGAAAAAGGCATTTTTGTGCTGCCTGAAGATGCAGAAATCGGTTCAGCTTTCCAAGTAAAGGCGTGACGCGTTATGAGCTGGATTAAAAATGTATGGAACCGCATGTTCACAGATGACTCCGATGAAATCGATGAAGAAGTTACCCATAAAACGCCACCCCCGGCTGTAAAAAAAGAAAAAGCGCCTTTTCGATTTCCGTTAATTCCGGATGAAGAAAAAGACGAGTTTATCCATGATGTGAAACAGGCAGAAACCCGGCCGAAAATGCCGATTTTCGACGAACGCGAAAGGGAAGTTCTCCGAAAAGAGCCTGTGCTTCCGGCAGAGAAGAAAATAATGGGGCCAAAAGAGGCACCAGTCCGCCCTTCAGCAACCGTAAAACGAAAAGCTGTAGAACCGCCTGTCAATAAGACACACCGTTTTGAGCCAACCCGGATCGCATCGCCAATCCACGGCTTTAATACAGCTCGTCCTGCACCTACTCAAAAACGGTTAGCGGACAGGGAAGAGAAACTTAACCGCCAGTTATATGATGAAGCCATAGAAGAAAAGGCGAGAAGTGGCTGGCATAAACCAAAAGTGCCAACAGAACATGAAATCCAGCCGATTTTCAAAAAAGAAGACGAATCGACAACGGACGCACCGAAAGTTGAAAATAATACAGAAAGAGCTGTCGAACCATTGGTGAATGATATTTCTGAAGAAAAGGCAATCGATATTCCAGCGACACAAGAGAAGGAAGCTGAAACGGAAAAAATTGCTTTTTCTCCAGTACATACAATGCCACCAACAAACGAAACACAAGTCGGTAGCGAATCGGAGCCGATAGATGCGGCAGAACCCGAATCACAACCTGAAATCAATTTACTGCAAGAAACAGAGCAGAATATTAAAGCAGAGATGCAAGCAGAAATAGAGATGCAAGCAGAATCAGTAGTAGAACCAGATCTAGTACCAGAACAAAAATCGGTATCGGAAATTGATGCGTCGCCAACGCCTGCACCAAAGCGAGAGAAAACTGTGCCGTTCAATGTTCTAATGCTCAAGTCTGACAAGGAACTACTGAAGAACAAAGTTAAATTGCAGCCTGCTGCTCCATCGATTCGTGAATCAGTGGAGGCACCAGTTGCACAAGCGGAAAAAAAAACGGCAAATTCAGCTGAGCAACCGGCACATGCACTGAATGCAGTAACGGAAGCTGAGTCACACGCTTACCAGCTGCCTCTACTAGAATATTTGATGGCTCCTGAAAATGACC
This window harbors:
- a CDS encoding DUF84 family protein, coding for MKKIRAAIASKNPAKINAVSSVLKNLEWTIDLSAVDAESEVSAQPFSQQETRRGAVNRANNALGELDFAIGLEGGVYEMDKTLYLCNWGALATQGGRLFTAAGAQIPLPTEIAKSLYDGKELGPVMDDYANESGIRHHKGAIGILTDGLVNRGEMFSQIVKLLIGQYQRDSD
- a CDS encoding thioredoxin family protein, encoding MKNLRSTEEFQELVKEPLAIFMFTAAWCPDCRVIDPIMPEIEKIFPDLAFVSVDRDQFIDLCIEQDVYGIPSFLAYANGQETGRFVSKDRKTQTEIEEFISNLPK
- a CDS encoding DUF1444 family protein — protein: MKSTELFNVLREHMPSRQLEWRFDREKDVVNIQHKELGKGMSISLPQVINRFEAKGDAAIQEIVYTITETFDAMEREANGEMKSTNHIFPVIRSTSFPTESTEGHKFVTADHTAETRIYFALDAGTTYRLIDENVLNSLSLTEEQIKEIAKFQVKKLKTSLKEDHVAGNIFYFLNENDGYDASRILNESFLKEMKTKITGDMTVSVPHQDVLIIGDIRNETGYDVLAQMAMHFFTNGKVPITSLSFIYENDELEPIFIMAKNRPNEENDKK
- the ytpR gene encoding YtpR family tRNA-binding protein yields the protein MNVFYNKQGIGDVLLVQLQTETPEKIYPEQSGDVTLIKDETGKIVGFNLFNATSYAELPESEQVELSEGLVTSLQNALVKNDIDLILEVDFSPKFIVGFVEAKEKHPNADKLNVCRVAVGGEKLQIVCGAPNVEQGQRVVVAKVGAVMPSGMVIRDAELRGVASSGMICSAKELALPDAPQEKGIFVLPEDAEIGSAFQVKA